The following coding sequences are from one Gimesia chilikensis window:
- a CDS encoding FAD-dependent oxidoreductase, producing the protein MILSCLRQWTFLAILTLVAFSGTSTAVAQPETVEADVCIYGATPSGILAAVAVQRAGRSAVIVEPSRWVGGILGSGLKPMQDCPNYAATGGMTRGLLKSLGQPNWTEDRTENRRVLAEISPKTIREDFQKLLAAHKIKVIFDHRIAGCKPQDGDKTAIQAALFDRAPFDKLGTPVVEPEAREALRVAARIFIDASYEGDLLAKAGVSYRVGRESSEEFGEEFAGVQPPVGLTPVDPFQTPGDPESGLLRGVEKDHGRPLGAADDYTQAYNFRYYTTSDPAHRAPFGVPKDYRAEDFELVGRYVEYLKQQHPREKDLRQRLIGIFPGWKNSGEWNYQRSSLISMSPVGISRFYADGDVAAHVKIWQAHRDYLSGLHHFMSTDERVPEFYRQEVAELGLDQRPHPETAGWPHQLYVRVSRRLAGRYTVTAHDVYNKTEIEDPICLTQYGIDVYPVRRIWLQQKGQTLVGLEGKMFVGGSKGPTNQPYPIAYRAITPQQDECTNLLVPVCFSATHLGYASARMEPVFMICGESAGIAACQALAENCAVQEIDAKAYRRALERAGQKLVWDPATDQPDSGMGKSGGRYTMRGLLQECDADDNGTVSQAEWNEKKSPYEWLFEIIDTNSDGQLVAGEYEAFQRYKAQHPDWQKRIKTAGLK; encoded by the coding sequence ATGATATTATCCTGTCTGCGTCAATGGACTTTTCTGGCGATCCTGACTTTGGTCGCCTTTTCCGGAACGAGTACTGCTGTGGCACAGCCTGAAACCGTGGAGGCGGATGTCTGCATTTACGGGGCGACTCCTTCGGGGATCCTGGCGGCGGTGGCGGTGCAGCGTGCGGGGCGGTCGGCGGTGATTGTGGAGCCCAGCCGCTGGGTGGGGGGCATTCTGGGATCGGGGCTTAAGCCGATGCAGGACTGTCCCAACTATGCGGCGACCGGGGGAATGACCCGGGGGCTGTTGAAAAGCCTGGGGCAGCCGAACTGGACCGAAGATCGAACTGAGAACCGCCGGGTGCTGGCAGAGATCAGTCCGAAGACGATTCGCGAAGACTTTCAGAAACTGCTCGCGGCGCATAAGATCAAGGTGATTTTCGATCATCGCATTGCCGGTTGTAAACCACAGGATGGAGACAAAACCGCGATTCAGGCGGCTCTGTTCGATCGGGCCCCCTTCGACAAACTGGGGACGCCGGTCGTGGAGCCCGAAGCCCGTGAAGCGTTGCGCGTCGCGGCGAGGATCTTTATTGATGCCAGTTACGAAGGGGATCTGCTGGCGAAAGCGGGCGTTTCCTATCGCGTGGGGCGGGAATCGTCGGAGGAGTTTGGCGAGGAATTCGCCGGTGTGCAGCCCCCGGTGGGGTTGACTCCTGTAGATCCGTTCCAGACTCCTGGTGATCCGGAGAGTGGCCTGTTACGCGGGGTGGAAAAGGATCATGGGAGGCCGCTGGGGGCGGCGGACGATTACACACAGGCGTACAACTTTCGGTATTACACGACCAGCGATCCCGCACACCGGGCTCCGTTTGGTGTGCCTAAGGATTACCGGGCGGAAGACTTCGAACTGGTGGGCCGGTATGTGGAGTATCTGAAACAGCAGCATCCCCGCGAGAAGGACCTGCGGCAGCGGCTGATCGGAATTTTTCCGGGCTGGAAGAACTCGGGCGAGTGGAACTATCAGCGGAGTTCGCTGATTTCGATGTCGCCGGTGGGCATCAGCCGGTTTTATGCCGACGGTGATGTCGCCGCGCACGTGAAGATCTGGCAGGCACACCGGGACTATTTGAGCGGGCTGCATCATTTCATGAGTACCGATGAACGCGTGCCTGAGTTTTATCGTCAGGAAGTAGCTGAGCTCGGTCTGGATCAACGCCCTCATCCCGAGACAGCCGGCTGGCCGCACCAGTTGTATGTGCGTGTGTCGCGCCGCCTGGCGGGGCGTTATACGGTGACGGCACACGATGTGTATAACAAGACAGAGATCGAGGACCCGATCTGCCTGACGCAGTACGGGATTGACGTGTACCCGGTTCGGCGGATCTGGTTACAGCAGAAGGGGCAGACCCTGGTCGGTCTGGAGGGCAAGATGTTTGTCGGTGGTTCCAAGGGGCCGACGAATCAGCCCTACCCGATTGCCTATCGGGCGATCACACCTCAGCAGGACGAATGCACAAACCTGCTGGTGCCGGTCTGTTTTTCAGCGACGCACCTGGGATACGCCTCGGCACGAATGGAGCCGGTGTTTATGATCTGCGGTGAGTCGGCGGGGATCGCGGCCTGTCAGGCCCTGGCGGAAAACTGTGCCGTGCAGGAAATCGATGCGAAAGCCTATCGACGGGCCCTGGAGCGTGCCGGGCAGAAACTGGTGTGGGATCCCGCGACGGATCAACCCGACTCAGGTATGGGAAAATCAGGGGGTCGCTATACGATGCGGGGGCTGCTCCAGGAGTGCGATGCGGATGACAACGGGACGGTCTCCCAGGCGGAATGGAATGAAAAGAAATCTCCCTATGAGTGGCTGTTCGAGATCATCGATACGAACAGCGACGGACAGCTCGTCGCCGGCGAATACGAGGCGTTTCAGAGGTATAAAGCGCAGCACCCGGACTGGCAGAAACGGATTAAAACCGCAGGCCTGAAGTGA
- a CDS encoding exo-alpha-sialidase, with translation MKQLIYTLTLLTSITAAITPITGAEKSDSPVTVLNLPGSGTDPAAIDYQSLPVLKGEHAIINPAALGPYPRKSDKIDLRDLRLNLHNYLIYHDGKFWCIWSDGPRIEDEPTQEIKYATSVDGLHWSTAKSVTGTPEKPHAFIARGLWLRDGQLLTLAAKYQGHGAFGPPDKKHLELVAYRWEPKQDKWVYEGKLYDNAINNFPPQKLPSDNWILTRRDSRFNVSVLIGGVKALNDWKSFPVVGVKQVSGFRPDEPIFWVLPDNSLYALFRDNGKSQRLFFSTSQDEGRTWDTPVLSNFPNAKSKLFSLATSHGYRVLVLNANPQVNRRELHLAVSPDNKTFTRLAKLEIPSPTELPAELASLNKKFSAGIASLQYPHVIERDGSLYIAFSRNKLQTEVFRVKLTDIDTLLKSDHN, from the coding sequence ATGAAACAGCTGATTTATACGCTCACCCTTCTGACCTCAATCACCGCTGCGATCACTCCCATTACCGGAGCAGAGAAATCAGACTCACCGGTCACCGTTCTGAACCTCCCCGGTTCCGGCACCGATCCCGCAGCCATCGATTACCAAAGCCTCCCGGTACTCAAAGGCGAACACGCCATCATCAACCCGGCGGCCCTGGGCCCTTACCCGAGAAAATCAGACAAGATCGACCTCCGCGACCTGCGACTGAACCTGCACAACTACCTGATCTATCATGATGGCAAGTTCTGGTGCATCTGGAGCGACGGCCCCCGCATCGAAGATGAACCGACCCAGGAAATCAAGTACGCCACCAGCGTCGATGGTCTCCACTGGAGCACCGCAAAATCGGTAACCGGCACTCCCGAAAAGCCCCACGCCTTCATCGCCCGCGGACTCTGGCTCCGCGATGGTCAACTGCTGACGTTAGCAGCCAAATACCAGGGACACGGCGCGTTCGGCCCTCCGGACAAAAAGCACCTGGAACTGGTCGCCTACCGCTGGGAACCAAAGCAGGATAAGTGGGTCTATGAGGGCAAGCTCTACGACAATGCCATCAACAACTTCCCCCCGCAGAAGCTCCCTTCCGACAACTGGATTCTCACCCGCCGCGATTCGCGGTTCAATGTCAGCGTACTGATCGGCGGCGTCAAAGCCCTCAACGACTGGAAGTCCTTTCCGGTCGTGGGCGTCAAACAGGTCTCTGGCTTCCGTCCCGACGAACCGATCTTCTGGGTCCTGCCCGATAACAGCCTGTATGCACTCTTCCGGGACAACGGCAAATCACAGCGGCTCTTCTTCTCGACTTCCCAAGACGAAGGCCGCACCTGGGATACCCCGGTCCTCTCCAACTTCCCCAACGCGAAAAGCAAACTGTTTTCGCTGGCCACCAGCCACGGTTACCGCGTGCTCGTTCTCAATGCAAATCCCCAGGTCAACCGCCGCGAACTCCACCTCGCAGTCAGCCCCGACAACAAAACCTTCACCCGCCTGGCAAAGCTGGAGATTCCTTCACCAACCGAACTCCCCGCTGAGCTTGCCTCGCTGAACAAGAAATTCAGTGCCGGCATCGCCAGTCTGCAATACCCGCACGTCATCGAGCGCGACGGTTCCCTCTATATCGCCTTCTCACGCAACAAGCTGCAGACCGAAGTCTTCCGCGTAAAACTTACCGACATCGATACTCTGCTGAAATCAGACCACAACTAG
- a CDS encoding FAD-dependent oxidoreductase yields the protein MSGTLQTDIAILGGTPGGIAAAIAAARLGRSVLLIEPQAHLGGMSTSGLGKSDVERRHLIGGLFQEFTQRIHQHYLDRYAPDSEDIALYQDGYYFEPSVAETVFHDMLQAQPQITVLTSHSLDSATTSANRLTAIDILSPKQQHITVHAQVFLDATYEGDLLAAAGADFRMGREARDEFDEPHAGQIYFDYQRQQFLPGSTGAGDDRLPAYTYRLCLTTDPANAAPLTDPPPDYDRRHYLGYFDDLAAGRLAGPLQFKPGRGYEPAHFNTLVRALSVTPLPNHKTDVNINPRPLGFPFPELNRGYITGDAATRAAISTRIRNRTLGLLWFLQNDAQIPMQHRQIARQYHLPQDEFTDNQHFPWQLYIREGRRLLGEFTLTERHITHQPEQGIDQAEIETFTDTIAIGEFPIDSFPCQPRQPGDTIVLEGYLGMLDQITRPYEIPYRIMVPQTIDGLLVPVAASTTHVAFSSIRMEPTWMALGQAAGVAAHLAIAQQCAPRNILIHELQQQLASEGQILQHQPELNHASTREPQS from the coding sequence ATGAGCGGCACCCTGCAGACCGACATCGCCATCCTCGGAGGCACACCCGGCGGCATCGCCGCGGCCATCGCAGCCGCCCGCCTCGGACGCAGTGTTCTGTTGATTGAACCCCAGGCCCACCTAGGCGGCATGTCCACCAGCGGCCTGGGCAAAAGCGACGTCGAACGCCGCCACCTGATTGGCGGCCTGTTTCAGGAATTCACACAACGGATCCACCAGCACTACCTCGATCGCTACGCCCCTGATTCGGAGGACATCGCCCTCTACCAGGACGGCTATTACTTCGAACCCTCGGTCGCCGAAACCGTCTTCCACGACATGCTCCAGGCACAACCTCAGATCACCGTCCTCACCAGTCACTCTCTTGACTCCGCGACCACCAGCGCAAACCGACTGACAGCAATCGACATTCTCAGCCCTAAGCAACAACACATCACCGTCCACGCACAGGTCTTCCTCGACGCCACCTATGAAGGCGATCTCCTGGCTGCTGCAGGTGCCGACTTCCGAATGGGACGCGAAGCCCGCGACGAATTCGACGAACCCCATGCCGGTCAGATCTACTTCGACTACCAGCGACAACAGTTCCTCCCCGGCAGCACCGGTGCAGGCGACGACCGACTCCCCGCCTACACGTACCGTCTCTGCCTGACCACCGATCCCGCGAACGCGGCCCCTTTAACCGACCCGCCTCCCGACTATGACCGCCGCCACTACCTCGGCTACTTTGACGATCTGGCCGCCGGTCGTCTGGCCGGTCCGCTACAGTTCAAACCGGGCCGGGGTTACGAACCCGCTCACTTTAACACGCTGGTCCGCGCCCTCAGCGTCACGCCACTCCCCAACCACAAAACCGACGTCAACATCAACCCGCGTCCGCTCGGCTTCCCCTTTCCGGAACTGAACCGCGGCTATATCACCGGAGACGCCGCCACCCGCGCCGCCATCTCAACCCGCATCCGCAATCGCACTCTCGGTCTGCTCTGGTTCCTGCAAAACGACGCGCAGATTCCAATGCAACATCGCCAGATCGCCCGACAATATCATCTCCCGCAGGACGAATTCACCGACAATCAACATTTCCCCTGGCAGCTCTACATCCGCGAGGGCCGTCGCCTCCTGGGAGAATTCACCCTCACGGAAAGACACATCACCCATCAGCCGGAGCAGGGGATCGACCAGGCAGAAATCGAAACCTTTACCGACACCATCGCCATCGGCGAATTCCCCATCGACAGTTTCCCCTGCCAGCCCAGACAACCGGGCGATACCATCGTCCTCGAAGGTTACCTCGGCATGCTGGACCAGATTACCCGCCCCTACGAGATCCCCTATCGGATCATGGTACCGCAGACCATCGACGGACTTCTCGTCCCGGTGGCTGCCTCGACGACGCACGTCGCCTTTTCTTCGATTAGAATGGAACCCACCTGGATGGCCCTCGGGCAAGCCGCCGGCGTCGCCGCTCACCTGGCGATTGCGCAACAGTGTGCCCCGCGCAACATTCTGATTCACGAACTGCAACAGCAACTGGCCAGCGAAGGTCAGATCCTCCAACATCAACCTGAACTCAACCACGCTTCCACCAGGGAACCCCAGTCATGA